The genome window AATTCGCGGATGTCAGCGCCACGGCATAGATTTCGATGAAGGCCAACAGGAAACCGGCCAGGATGCCCCCGGCAATGTTCCCAAGCCCGCCCATGATGATGACCACGAAAGCGGCAATGGTGAACGGGAACCCCATGAAGGGCGAAACCTGTTCCGCCATGCTGATCAGCGCCCCGGCAATACCGGCGATGCCGAAGCCGCCCAGGATGCTGATCGTCTGAACCCTGTCGATATTGATACCGACGACCCGCGCCGCGTTGCGATGCTGGATCAGGGCCTTGACCGCCAGCCCGTAGATGCTGCGATTCAGGAACAGCAGAACCGAAACCAGTAGAACGATGGCAACGGCCAGGGTCGCGATCCGGTTGCCCGTCATGGCAACGCCGCCGAAGGAATAGACGGTATCCATATGCTGATAGGCGCGCGGCGTTGCCGTGAAGGCCAGGCTCGCAAGGTTCTGGATGACGATTGAAACCCCGAAGAAGAGCAGCAGCGATGTCGCCTCCAACTGGGCCGCCGGGCGGTTCGCGGACAGTTGCCGGCGGAACAGCGTTCGGTACAGGAAATACCCGATCAGACCTGTCAACGCGGCGACCATCGGCAGCCCGATCAGTGTCGGCAGTCCCAGCAGGGTGAATCCCCAAAACGCCCCATAGGCGCCGATCATTACGATGTCGCCATGGGCAATGTTCAACAGCCGCATGGTGCCGTAAACAAGGTTCAGGCCCAGCGCGATCACCGCATAGACCGACCCGAGCACCAGGGCGGCGAAGAGAAGCTGACCTGACAGCAGGACTTCCACGACAGTTCTCCGGACGAGCGCGAAGGAGAAGAAACTCCGGCGGGGCGCAGCCAAACGCCCCGCCGGAGGCAATAGGACTATCGCTTGGCGACCGGCGCCGTTGCGATGTCTTTCGGCCAGACGATCTGCATCTCTCCACCCTGGATCTGCAGGAAGGCGGTCGGCGTCACTGCGTTTTCGACCCCGTCGAAACGCACCGGTCCGTTGATGGTTTCAAAGGTCCCGGACGCAATCGCCTCGCGCAGCGCGTCATGATCCAGCCCGGCCTCGGCCACGGCCTGGGCAAGGATCTCGCAGGACATGTAGGCCAGCGCCGAGTCGAGATAGTCAGGCGCATGGCCGTACTTGGCGACATAGGCGTCGTAGAACGGCTTCGCACGCGGCCAGTCGTCCTGAGTTTCCGCCCAGTGACCAACCGTCATGATTCCGTCGGCAACCGGCCCGAACGCATCCTTGAAGGCGGAAATCGTCGGCCCGATCAGCAGGAACTGATAGGGCGCATTGATCCCCAGTTCCTTGGCCTGCCCCATGTAAAGGAAGGCATCGGACGGATAGGTCAGCGCCAGAACCGCATCGACATCGGCGGATTTCAGCTGCGTCAGAAGCGGCGTCATGTCCTTGATGTCTGGCGGATAACTTTCGTTCAGTTTGACTTCGATGCCGGCGGCTTCCAGAGCCGGAACGAGGAACTGGAGATTCTCCTGACTGAAGGGCAGGACATTCGCCAGAATACCGACCGAACCGACGCCTTCTTCCTTCAGCATCGCCACCAGCGCCGGACCGATGCGATCCGGGATGGCCGATGTCGGGAACCAGATGTTCCCCGGCTCTACTTCGCGGATGGCGACGGAAGCAGCGGTATTGCCGACCATCGGGAAACCGTACTGCTCCACCACGCCGGCAATGTTGAGATGATGCGGCGTCCCCCAGGGGGCAAGCAGCAGGTCGACCTCGTCCTCGTTGATCAGCTTTTCGTAGATCTGGGCGGATTTCACCGGGTCGGATTCATCGTCATACCAGATCAGTTCGACCGGGCGTTTCT of Alphaproteobacteria bacterium contains these proteins:
- a CDS encoding branched-chain amino acid ABC transporter permease; the encoded protein is MEVLLSGQLLFAALVLGSVYAVIALGLNLVYGTMRLLNIAHGDIVMIGAYGAFWGFTLLGLPTLIGLPMVAALTGLIGYFLYRTLFRRQLSANRPAAQLEATSLLLFFGVSIVIQNLASLAFTATPRAYQHMDTVYSFGGVAMTGNRIATLAVAIVLLVSVLLFLNRSIYGLAVKALIQHRNAARVVGINIDRVQTISILGGFGIAGIAGALISMAEQVSPFMGFPFTIAAFVVIIMGGLGNIAGGILAGFLLAFIEIYAVALTSANFRSILIYGIFVAILLLRPQGLLGKARRS
- a CDS encoding amino acid ABC transporter substrate-binding protein, whose amino-acid sequence is MFKSLKSGLAVAAMLALPFSAQAAEPVKIGYSIANTGLFSKAAPSQVTAYELWAEQVNAEGGLNVAGEKRPVELIWYDDESDPVKSAQIYEKLINEDEVDLLLAPWGTPHHLNIAGVVEQYGFPMVGNTAASVAIREVEPGNIWFPTSAIPDRIGPALVAMLKEEGVGSVGILANVLPFSQENLQFLVPALEAAGIEVKLNESYPPDIKDMTPLLTQLKSADVDAVLALTYPSDAFLYMGQAKELGINAPYQFLLIGPTISAFKDAFGPVADGIMTVGHWAETQDDWPRAKPFYDAYVAKYGHAPDYLDSALAYMSCEILAQAVAEAGLDHDALREAIASGTFETINGPVRFDGVENAVTPTAFLQIQGGEMQIVWPKDIATAPVAKR